From one Rhizobium lentis genomic stretch:
- a CDS encoding YciI family protein — translation MRYICLIYNSADTDGRLTPDETDELIKAHLAFDEELRRDGIMIHSDALEMPDQATVLRVRNNTLSATDGPYVETKEHLAGFYVIEAPDLAKAKEIAGRIPSAHFGAVELRPVRTLTMPD, via the coding sequence ATGCGCTACATCTGCCTGATCTACAACAGCGCCGACACGGATGGCAGGCTGACGCCTGATGAGACCGATGAACTCATCAAGGCGCATCTCGCTTTCGATGAGGAACTGCGCCGCGATGGCATCATGATCCATTCCGATGCCTTGGAGATGCCTGACCAGGCGACGGTGCTGCGCGTTCGCAACAACACGCTCTCCGCTACCGACGGTCCCTATGTGGAGACGAAGGAGCATCTGGCCGGCTTCTACGTCATCGAGGCGCCTGATCTGGCGAAGGCGAAAGAGATTGCCGGAAGGATCCCTTCGGCGCATTTCGGCGCGGTCGAGCTCAGGCCCGTGCGAACACTCACCATGCCGGACTGA
- a CDS encoding YciI family protein: MKFLCQIWFDTEKSKLVPQSEWDALTQECIISDNRWRESGHLQVALALHEPSTAVTVRLRNGEVSATDGPFAEIKEHLGGFVLIEAENIEEAKTIASTFPILKYSSIEVRPTYAIQDGK; encoded by the coding sequence ATGAAATTTTTATGCCAGATCTGGTTCGACACGGAAAAAAGCAAGCTGGTCCCTCAGAGCGAATGGGATGCGCTCACACAGGAGTGCATCATCAGCGACAATCGATGGCGCGAGAGCGGTCACCTGCAGGTGGCGCTCGCCTTGCATGAACCGTCAACAGCGGTCACGGTCCGCTTGCGCAATGGTGAAGTCTCTGCGACCGACGGCCCATTTGCCGAAATCAAGGAGCACCTCGGCGGCTTTGTGCTTATCGAAGCCGAGAATATAGAGGAGGCGAAGACGATCGCGTCGACTTTTCCGATCCTCAAATATTCCTCGATCGAAGTGCGCCCGACTTACGCGATCCAGGATGGGAAATAG
- a CDS encoding YciI family protein: MKYLCQVWFDGAILDAMTREEKAELDSNSLNYDRDLVESGHMIVAQALQRPTSAVTVRVQAGETSVTDGPFAETKEALGGFILIEAKDLNDAIRVASGIPLAKLGAIEVRPIHEFAAK, from the coding sequence ATGAAATATCTCTGCCAGGTCTGGTTCGATGGCGCGATACTCGACGCCATGACCAGAGAGGAGAAGGCCGAACTCGACTCGAATTCTCTGAACTATGACCGGGATCTCGTCGAAAGCGGGCATATGATCGTCGCCCAGGCGCTGCAGCGGCCGACGTCGGCGGTAACGGTCCGGGTGCAGGCCGGCGAGACATCAGTGACGGACGGCCCCTTCGCCGAGACCAAGGAGGCGCTCGGCGGCTTCATTCTGATCGAGGCCAAGGACCTTAACGACGCGATCCGTGTTGCCTCCGGCATCCCGCTTGCGAAGCTCGGCGCAATCGAAGTGCGGCCAATCCACGAATTCGCAGCCAAATGA
- a CDS encoding AMP nucleosidase, whose translation MNKRISPLSPLDISSPPPFQPESFDDPAKAVETLTALYERNTAFLIQSFTELAQGAPIASRYRAFYPQVSIETTSFGHVDSRLSYGHVTAPGIYTTTVTRPKLFKHYLKEQLSLLIKSHNVPIVISESSTPIPLHFAFGEGAHVEASTSAFVDVPMRDIFDTPDLNTTDDEIANGEYIPPPGEPSPLAPFTAQRIDYSLARLSHYTATHAEHFQNFVLFTNYQFYIDEFCGWARKLMAEGGDGYTAFVEPGNIVTLPGSNVPETDATLARLPQMPAYHLKKKGHAGITMINIGVGPSNAKTITDHVAVLRPHAWLMLGHCAGLRNSQRLGDYVLAHAYMREDHVLDDDLPVWVPIPALAEVQVALEAAVAEITGYEGFELKRIMRTGTVGTIDNRNWELRDQRGPVQRLSQARAIALDMESATIAANGFRFRVPYGTLLCVSDKPLHGELKLPGMATAFYRTQVNQHLQIGIRAVQKLAAMPKEALHSRKLRSFFETAFQ comes from the coding sequence ATGAACAAACGAATCTCCCCTCTGTCGCCCCTCGACATATCATCTCCGCCCCCTTTCCAGCCTGAGAGCTTCGATGATCCCGCCAAGGCCGTCGAGACGCTGACGGCGCTTTACGAGCGCAATACGGCGTTCCTGATCCAGAGCTTCACCGAGCTTGCCCAGGGCGCTCCGATCGCCTCGCGCTACCGCGCCTTCTATCCGCAGGTCAGCATCGAGACGACGAGTTTCGGCCATGTCGATTCGCGCCTCTCCTACGGCCACGTTACGGCGCCCGGCATCTACACGACGACGGTCACCCGGCCGAAGCTCTTCAAGCATTACCTGAAGGAGCAGCTGTCGCTCCTGATAAAGAGCCACAATGTTCCGATCGTCATTTCGGAATCGTCGACGCCGATCCCGTTGCACTTCGCCTTCGGCGAGGGCGCGCATGTGGAAGCATCGACCTCCGCCTTCGTCGACGTGCCGATGCGCGATATCTTCGACACACCCGACCTCAACACCACCGACGACGAGATCGCCAACGGCGAATATATCCCGCCGCCGGGAGAGCCCTCGCCGCTTGCGCCGTTCACCGCCCAGCGTATCGATTATTCGCTTGCCCGGCTGTCGCATTATACGGCCACGCATGCCGAGCATTTCCAGAACTTCGTGCTGTTTACGAACTACCAGTTCTATATCGATGAATTCTGCGGCTGGGCGCGCAAGCTGATGGCGGAGGGCGGCGACGGCTATACGGCCTTCGTCGAGCCCGGCAACATCGTCACCCTTCCCGGCTCGAACGTGCCGGAAACGGATGCGACACTGGCCCGCCTGCCGCAGATGCCGGCCTATCATCTGAAGAAGAAGGGCCATGCCGGGATCACCATGATCAATATTGGGGTCGGCCCCTCCAACGCCAAGACGATCACCGACCACGTCGCCGTGCTGCGCCCGCATGCCTGGCTGATGCTCGGCCATTGCGCCGGTCTTCGCAACAGCCAGCGGCTCGGCGATTACGTTCTCGCCCATGCCTATATGCGCGAAGACCATGTTCTCGACGACGACCTGCCGGTCTGGGTGCCGATCCCGGCGCTCGCCGAAGTGCAGGTGGCGCTGGAAGCGGCCGTTGCCGAAATCACCGGCTATGAGGGTTTCGAACTGAAGCGCATCATGCGCACCGGCACCGTCGGTACGATCGACAACCGCAACTGGGAACTGCGTGACCAGCGCGGGCCGGTGCAGCGCCTCTCCCAAGCGCGCGCCATCGCGCTCGACATGGAATCGGCAACGATCGCCGCCAACGGCTTCCGCTTCCGCGTACCCTACGGCACGCTGCTTTGCGTTTCCGACAAGCCGCTGCACGGCGAATTGAAACTTCCGGGCATGGCGACGGCCTTCTACCGCACGCAGGTCAACCAGCATCTGCAGATCGGCATCCGCGCCGTGCAGAAGCTGGCCGCCATGCCGAAGGAAGCGCTGCATTCGCGCAAACTGCGCAGCTTCTTCGAAACGGCCTTCCAATAG